A genomic segment from Nodularia sphaerocarpa UHCC 0038 encodes:
- a CDS encoding DUF3352 domain-containing protein produces the protein MAVPIVSVIKKKKKKPSLLLTLLAAGLLIGVGSAAYWFLTQRQTSSKGLPVGVNIIPQDALFTVSLTTDPQQWQKLQKLGTTETQAEINKNLVQLRDRFLTNNGYKFEKDIAPWVGDEVTLAILSPPTQPALKPVDNDKNAASAQQSMIMVLPVNNLEAAKSILSEPKSLKQGKWIDRTYQGITIKQTEGESGEKLSAALLDERFLVITDHPQATEQAIDTYQGKPSLATVGGFGDNFRKISSYRPFAQFYLNVPIAARIAAAAPNRALPAQVLAQLQNNQGLAGSMTLEAQGIRFKGISWLNPNSQRVLKVENKAGTMQNRVPAETLMMLSGGNLQRFWQDYVLTSQKNPLSPISPEQLRGGVKSLTELDLDQDFLSWMQGEFSVSVIPNSSNDDSSKDFRAGLLFMVQAKDASDGQSLRNSAEASLKKLDEVMKNQYQFQIQPSTVAGKPVVNWITPFNTLTATRGWLDDDIAFLVLGAPITDKIVPKPDKTLGAYLPFQQTVPKEPNPTNGQFFLDMEVAVKNFTLNTLFPNQQIFLDATRSIGVTSAVSDNRSTRYDIFIVLKKDDTSAVAPISSLSDQTR, from the coding sequence ATGGCTGTGCCTATTGTATCTGTTATAAAAAAGAAAAAAAAGAAACCGTCTCTGCTGCTGACTCTATTGGCTGCTGGATTATTGATTGGTGTGGGAAGTGCAGCATACTGGTTTTTAACTCAAAGGCAAACATCTTCTAAAGGCTTGCCAGTGGGTGTAAATATTATCCCTCAAGATGCGCTGTTTACGGTTTCTTTAACCACAGATCCTCAACAATGGCAAAAATTGCAAAAGTTGGGAACAACAGAAACCCAAGCAGAAATCAATAAAAATTTAGTTCAGTTGCGCGATCGCTTTCTGACTAATAATGGTTATAAGTTCGAGAAAGATATTGCTCCTTGGGTAGGCGATGAAGTCACCTTAGCGATTTTGTCCCCACCAACTCAACCTGCACTCAAACCAGTGGACAACGATAAAAATGCTGCTAGCGCTCAACAGTCGATGATCATGGTATTACCCGTGAACAACCTAGAAGCAGCTAAAAGCATCTTGTCTGAACCCAAAAGCCTCAAACAAGGTAAATGGATTGATCGCACTTATCAGGGAATCACCATTAAACAAACTGAGGGTGAATCAGGGGAAAAGCTTTCAGCCGCGTTACTAGATGAAAGGTTTTTAGTCATTACTGACCATCCCCAAGCCACAGAACAAGCAATTGATACATATCAAGGTAAACCATCCCTAGCAACTGTCGGAGGCTTTGGCGATAATTTTCGGAAAATCTCCAGTTATCGCCCCTTTGCTCAGTTTTATTTAAATGTACCCATAGCCGCCAGAATCGCTGCTGCGGCTCCCAACCGGGCTTTACCTGCTCAGGTTTTAGCTCAACTGCAAAATAACCAAGGTTTAGCAGGATCTATGACTTTGGAAGCACAAGGAATCCGCTTCAAGGGAATTTCCTGGCTTAATCCTAATAGTCAGCGTGTCCTGAAAGTGGAAAACAAAGCCGGGACAATGCAAAACCGTGTACCAGCAGAAACCTTAATGATGCTGTCTGGGGGAAACTTACAACGGTTTTGGCAAGATTACGTTTTAACATCACAAAAAAATCCCCTCTCGCCTATATCACCAGAACAGTTACGAGGTGGTGTCAAGTCACTCACCGAACTGGATTTAGATCAAGATTTTCTCAGTTGGATGCAAGGTGAGTTTTCTGTTTCGGTGATTCCTAATAGCTCAAATGATGATTCTTCTAAGGATTTTCGAGCCGGTTTGTTATTCATGGTACAAGCAAAGGATGCCTCTGACGGGCAAAGCCTACGCAATTCAGCTGAAGCATCTTTGAAAAAGCTGGATGAGGTGATGAAAAACCAATACCAGTTTCAGATTCAACCAAGTACGGTTGCTGGTAAACCTGTTGTTAACTGGATTACACCTTTTAACACTTTAACCGCCACCCGTGGTTGGTTAGATGACGATATCGCTTTTTTGGTATTGGGCGCTCCCATTACAGATAAAATTGTCCCTAAACCTGATAAAACACTAGGCGCTTACCTGCCATTTCAACAAACGGTTCCTAAAGAACCCAATCCGACAAATGGTCAATTTTTCTTGGATATGGAAGTGGCTGTGAAAAACTTTACTTTAAATACTTTATTTCCTAATCAACAAATTTTTCTAGATGCGACACGCTCAATTGGGGTGACATCTGCTGTCAGCGATAATCGCAGTACTCGCTATGACATTTTTATAGTCCTGAAAAAAGATGACACTTCAGCAGTTGCGCCGATTTCATCTCTGAGTGATCAAACGCGATAA
- the ccsB gene encoding c-type cytochrome biogenesis protein CcsB, producing MNLVELQTWLDNATFAVLFLTMLVYWCGAAFPNLPAFATLGTAGMAIANLCIATLLGARWIEAGYFPLSNLYESLFFLVWGITAVHLFAENTSRSRLVGVVTAPVAMGITAFAALTLPSEMQSAEPLVPALKSNWLMMHVSVMMLSYAALMVGSLLAIAFLIVTRGQNIQLQGSSVGTGGYRSNGYRLHKAGELISPPATPPAENNGFSRLESNNNGKGNTAVLNLIPATELTSVVTANELLSPQRLSLAETLDNISYRVIGLGFPLITIGIIAGAVWANEAWGSYWSWDPKETWALITWLVFAAYLHARITRGWQGRSPAILAASGFIVVWVCYLGVNLLGKGLHSYGWFF from the coding sequence ATGAATCTGGTTGAACTCCAGACTTGGCTGGACAATGCCACGTTTGCTGTATTATTTCTCACGATGCTGGTGTATTGGTGCGGGGCAGCTTTTCCAAATCTACCCGCATTTGCGACTTTGGGGACTGCGGGAATGGCGATCGCCAATTTGTGTATAGCTACTTTATTAGGGGCGCGATGGATAGAAGCTGGCTATTTTCCCCTGAGTAATCTGTATGAATCCCTCTTTTTCTTGGTTTGGGGAATTACCGCAGTGCATCTGTTTGCTGAGAACACTAGCCGTAGCCGCTTAGTAGGAGTTGTTACTGCACCTGTAGCAATGGGGATTACGGCTTTTGCTGCTCTCACGCTACCATCAGAAATGCAATCAGCAGAACCCTTAGTACCTGCGCTCAAGTCTAATTGGCTAATGATGCACGTCAGTGTAATGATGTTGAGTTATGCGGCTTTGATGGTGGGATCATTATTAGCGATCGCATTTCTAATTGTCACTCGTGGTCAAAACATCCAACTCCAAGGCAGTTCTGTCGGGACTGGCGGTTATCGCAGTAACGGCTACCGCTTGCACAAAGCCGGTGAACTGATTTCTCCACCAGCCACACCCCCGGCTGAAAATAATGGCTTTTCTCGCCTTGAAAGTAATAACAATGGCAAGGGTAATACTGCGGTTTTAAATTTAATCCCGGCTACCGAGCTTACCTCCGTAGTAACTGCCAACGAACTACTTTCACCACAGCGTCTGAGCCTAGCTGAAACCCTCGACAATATCAGCTATCGCGTCATTGGACTAGGATTTCCCCTGATAACAATTGGTATTATTGCCGGTGCTGTTTGGGCTAACGAAGCTTGGGGTTCATACTGGAGTTGGGACCCAAAAGAAACCTGGGCGTTAATTACCTGGTTAGTTTTTGCCGCTTATCTCCACGCCCGAATTACTCGCGGTTGGCAAGGTCGTAGCCCCGCAATTTTAGCCGCCAGTGGCTTTATTGTCGTTTGGGTTTGCTATCTGGGTGTAAATCTTTTGGGTAAAGGTTTGCATTCTTACGGTTGGTTTTTTTAA
- the tilS gene encoding tRNA lysidine(34) synthetase TilS, whose translation MLWTDLHAKIHRTIRSRHLFERNQRLLVAVSGGQDSLCLIKLLLDLQPKWGWYLSIAHCDHRWRTDSEANADHVEKLAKSWGVSFYLETATQPLNSEAAARNWRYEALSAIAQANNYQYIVTGHTASDRAETLLYNLMRGTGADGLQALTWQRPLTADIFLVRPLLEMTRQQTEKFCQEFNLPVWEDSTNQDVKYARNRIRQELIPYLQTNFNPKVESALAQTAELLQAEVEYLEQAAHKLRSEAIAQGMANGANGSELRLNRRILQKAPLALQRRVIRQILQQILTEAPSFEHIEKLTGLIIAPNCSQTDPFPGGAIAQVQGDWICLTYS comes from the coding sequence ATGTTATGGACTGACCTACACGCAAAAATACATCGCACCATTCGCTCAAGACACTTATTTGAGCGTAACCAAAGGCTATTAGTAGCGGTTTCTGGTGGTCAAGATTCTTTGTGTTTAATTAAATTGCTGTTAGATTTACAACCTAAATGGGGATGGTACTTAAGTATTGCCCACTGTGATCATCGTTGGCGTACCGATTCTGAAGCTAATGCTGATCATGTGGAGAAATTAGCTAAAAGTTGGGGTGTATCTTTTTATTTAGAGACAGCAACACAGCCTTTAAATAGTGAAGCTGCGGCACGTAATTGGCGGTATGAAGCTTTGAGTGCGATCGCTCAAGCCAATAATTATCAGTATATAGTTACAGGGCATACTGCAAGCGATCGCGCCGAAACTCTGCTTTACAACCTCATGCGTGGAACTGGTGCTGATGGATTACAAGCACTAACTTGGCAAAGGCCACTAACTGCGGATATTTTCTTAGTGCGTCCGCTTTTAGAAATGACTCGCCAGCAAACAGAGAAATTTTGTCAAGAGTTTAATCTCCCAGTTTGGGAAGATTCCACCAATCAAGATGTCAAATATGCCCGCAACCGCATTCGCCAAGAGTTAATCCCATATTTACAAACAAATTTTAACCCCAAAGTAGAATCCGCCTTAGCCCAAACAGCAGAACTGTTGCAAGCCGAAGTGGAATATTTAGAGCAAGCAGCTCATAAGTTGAGGTCAGAAGCGATCGCACAGGGAATGGCGAATGGGGCAAATGGGTCTGAATTGAGGTTAAATCGGCGGATATTACAGAAAGCACCATTGGCGTTGCAACGTCGCGTTATCCGGCAGATATTACAACAGATACTGACTGAAGCACCGAGTTTTGAACACATTGAAAAATTAACGGGTTTAATTATAGCACCAAATTGTTCACAAACAGATCCATTTCCTGGAGGTGCGATCGCCCAAGTCCAAGGCGATTGGATCTGCTTGACATACTCCTAA
- the hmpF gene encoding pilus motility taxis protein HmpF, with protein sequence MLYLAEVQKQKGGLLSGGPKTELKLLACQRTDQNWSTVSEEAISAEDASRLNDGALVLVELNPNRQVQRIQEAGRPLVNILQNFSRQLEKFKLKEDEIDQWKESLTFQAQEMNRREMDMEARLEQLQQMEEEFQRLESQKEEVESGREQVSRLQAEIERNRQELEGAWEHLRGERRRLEECQADSLPSKVLDEEQSRVMRDLLERLSNRVAPTETVSEHLNLALELVEGQQATLNPHWEKLEQQRSAATQQQEEIDRLSGILSDRQNAWQQARDLLEQEKTQLKVNTATLSSKQDYVQIVKEQLQNQDMLHQKIRSLAATYGDVGLSQQVDVEALERISLEELQQVIQDLRHKLEMDSSFVHDQEQELTYKQEAIEKLHNQIKEAAKPEQINLEMELADEKDLYEMLNESLVGQRRNLLQRQKLIKQHENILLRRQGHTVTPTEENNQIDLSPILLQIKMQRQEQSQELQKLEDEISQMRAAIEMAQGMIENQTQEQDQKHQECQEIETNLLSLRTATSECWARVHLYQEALQPIQDALDGLRHKLQKIAESLVQVQESGDYQLQTINEMRYFVETR encoded by the coding sequence GTGCTGTATTTAGCAGAAGTACAAAAGCAAAAAGGCGGCTTACTCAGTGGTGGCCCTAAAACCGAACTGAAACTGCTAGCGTGTCAGCGAACCGACCAGAATTGGAGTACTGTGTCGGAAGAAGCAATTAGTGCAGAGGACGCTAGTAGATTAAATGATGGCGCATTAGTACTGGTGGAATTGAATCCGAATCGTCAAGTACAGAGGATTCAAGAAGCTGGCAGGCCATTAGTTAACATTTTGCAAAATTTTTCCCGTCAGTTGGAAAAATTTAAGCTCAAGGAAGATGAAATTGATCAGTGGAAAGAGTCCCTCACATTTCAGGCGCAAGAAATGAATCGCCGGGAAATGGATATGGAGGCTCGTTTAGAACAGTTACAACAAATGGAGGAAGAGTTTCAACGTCTCGAATCACAGAAAGAGGAAGTTGAGAGCGGCCGTGAGCAGGTTTCACGGTTACAGGCAGAAATTGAACGTAACCGTCAGGAATTAGAGGGAGCTTGGGAACATTTGCGCGGTGAGCGCCGCCGCCTAGAGGAGTGTCAAGCAGATTCCCTACCTTCTAAGGTTTTAGATGAGGAGCAAAGTCGGGTGATGCGGGATTTACTGGAGCGCTTGTCTAATCGAGTTGCACCGACGGAAACTGTGAGTGAACACCTGAATCTAGCTTTGGAATTAGTGGAAGGCCAGCAAGCTACTTTAAACCCACATTGGGAAAAGCTAGAGCAGCAAAGAAGTGCCGCGACTCAACAGCAAGAAGAAATTGACCGCTTATCAGGAATTTTAAGCGATCGCCAAAACGCATGGCAACAGGCACGCGATCTTCTAGAACAAGAAAAAACTCAATTAAAAGTGAATACCGCAACTCTGTCCAGTAAGCAAGATTATGTTCAAATCGTCAAGGAACAGTTGCAAAATCAGGATATGTTACATCAGAAAATTCGCTCTTTGGCGGCAACTTATGGTGATGTAGGACTGAGCCAGCAAGTTGATGTCGAAGCTTTGGAAAGGATTTCTTTAGAAGAACTACAACAGGTAATACAAGATTTGAGGCATAAGTTGGAGATGGATTCTAGCTTTGTCCACGATCAGGAGCAAGAACTGACATATAAACAAGAAGCTATAGAAAAACTGCACAATCAAATCAAGGAAGCAGCCAAGCCAGAGCAAATCAATTTGGAAATGGAACTTGCTGATGAAAAAGACCTCTACGAGATGTTAAACGAAAGTTTGGTAGGGCAACGTCGTAATTTGCTACAACGGCAAAAGTTGATTAAGCAACATGAAAACATACTTTTGCGACGACAAGGACATACTGTTACCCCTACAGAAGAAAATAACCAAATTGACTTGAGTCCGATTTTGTTACAGATAAAAATGCAGCGACAAGAACAGTCGCAAGAACTGCAAAAGTTAGAAGATGAAATTTCGCAGATGCGTGCTGCTATTGAGATGGCTCAAGGCATGATTGAGAATCAAACCCAAGAGCAAGATCAAAAGCACCAAGAATGCCAGGAGATAGAAACAAATTTGCTATCCCTGCGAACAGCAACCTCTGAATGTTGGGCGCGTGTGCATCTTTATCAAGAGGCATTACAACCGATTCAGGATGCTCTCGACGGCTTACGTCATAAGCTGCAAAAAATTGCCGAGTCCTTGGTTCAAGTTCAAGAAAGTGGTGACTATCAACTCCAGACTATTAATGAAATGCGTTACTTCGTAGAAACGCGGTAA
- a CDS encoding response regulator, producing MQGNLNEIDIRSILQLISLGQRTGQLLVEACFHNSDKLNNYETARHPNWWNSEKHFWFVFFLNGQIIYCQQGDSNLSRIDDYLHHYRIEKRLNEQQLASLGSENAPEYGYLWALIERNIIDPKVGHSIIHSLVDETLFDLLSLHQGSFIFRQGATLTPQLTSLEIEPLVYKVTQQIQAWKQLSPHIQSSEQLPILADMVQLESSLPAATINKLKHWADGKTTLRQLARHLNRDILTVAKAIYPYVQQGWLQLVYSTANNSPTHEKKSGVDDNYQVRIVCIDDSKTICETVESILKPQGYEAIALNNPLDAISLIFQLQPDLILCDIAMPELDGYEICAMLRHSTAFENIPIIMLTGKDQFIDRVRATMVGATDYLTKPFGDTELLMLVEKYINVPSDLGTPTTCNTN from the coding sequence ATGCAGGGAAATTTAAATGAAATTGATATTCGCAGTATCCTGCAATTGATTTCGTTAGGACAGCGAACTGGGCAACTTTTGGTGGAAGCCTGCTTTCACAACAGCGACAAACTCAACAATTACGAGACAGCCAGACATCCCAATTGGTGGAACAGTGAAAAACATTTTTGGTTCGTCTTCTTCCTCAACGGACAAATTATCTACTGTCAACAAGGCGATAGTAATTTGTCACGGATTGATGATTATTTACATCATTACCGCATCGAGAAACGACTTAATGAACAGCAACTTGCTTCCCTAGGTTCAGAGAATGCACCAGAGTATGGCTATCTTTGGGCATTGATAGAACGGAATATAATTGACCCCAAAGTAGGGCATAGTATTATCCACAGCTTGGTGGATGAGACACTTTTTGATCTGCTGAGTTTACACCAGGGTAGTTTTATTTTTCGCCAGGGTGCGACCCTTACGCCGCAATTAACCAGCTTAGAAATTGAACCATTAGTATACAAAGTCACACAGCAAATCCAGGCATGGAAACAGCTTTCTCCACATATTCAGTCTTCTGAACAATTACCAATCCTAGCGGATATGGTTCAACTAGAATCTTCACTTCCAGCAGCAACAATCAACAAGCTCAAGCATTGGGCGGATGGTAAAACAACCCTGCGTCAACTGGCTCGCCATCTCAACCGAGATATTTTGACAGTGGCCAAGGCCATCTATCCTTATGTGCAACAGGGTTGGCTGCAACTAGTATACTCAACTGCGAATAATTCCCCGACACACGAGAAAAAGTCAGGAGTCGATGACAATTACCAGGTACGAATAGTATGTATTGACGATAGCAAAACTATCTGTGAAACTGTAGAGTCTATCTTAAAGCCACAGGGATATGAAGCGATCGCCTTGAACAATCCCTTAGATGCCATTAGTCTGATTTTTCAACTCCAGCCAGATTTAATCTTATGTGACATTGCTATGCCGGAATTGGATGGTTACGAAATTTGTGCCATGCTGCGGCACTCTACGGCATTTGAAAATATACCGATCATCATGCTAACTGGTAAAGATCAATTTATAGATCGAGTCAGGGCGACAATGGTAGGAGCCACCGATTATTTAACCAAACCCTTTGGGGATACTGAGCTACTCATGCTCGTGGAAAAATACATCAACGTCCCTTCTGATCTGGGAACACCCACAACGTGTAATACTAACTGA
- a CDS encoding response regulator transcription factor: MSTVLIVEDSMAQREMMTDLLEASGLTVTHANDGLEALAAIETSPPDLVILDIVMPRMNGYELCRRLKSHPKTQNVPVVICSGNSQEFDRYWGMKQGADAYIGKPFQETELVGIVKQLLRG; this comes from the coding sequence ATGAGTACAGTTCTGATTGTGGAAGACAGTATGGCACAACGGGAGATGATGACAGACCTCCTAGAAGCAAGTGGTTTAACAGTAACCCATGCCAATGACGGATTAGAAGCATTGGCAGCAATTGAAACTTCCCCTCCCGATTTAGTGATCTTGGATATTGTGATGCCCCGGATGAACGGCTATGAATTGTGTCGGCGGTTAAAATCCCACCCCAAAACCCAAAACGTCCCCGTGGTGATCTGTTCTGGTAACAGCCAAGAATTTGATCGCTACTGGGGAATGAAGCAAGGTGCAGATGCTTACATAGGCAAACCGTTTCAAGAAACCGAATTGGTGGGAATAGTCAAACAACTGCTCAGAGGATGA
- a CDS encoding response regulator transcription factor: MSTVLIVEDSIAQREMITDLLKASGLIITHAHDGVEALEAIQIAPPDLVVLDIVMPRMNGYELCRRLKSNPKTQNVPVVMCSSKGEEFDRYWGMRQGADAYIAKPFQPTELVATVKHLLRG, translated from the coding sequence ATGAGTACAGTTCTGATTGTGGAAGACAGTATCGCACAACGGGAGATGATTACAGACCTCCTAAAAGCAAGTGGTTTAATCATCACCCATGCTCATGACGGAGTAGAAGCATTAGAGGCGATTCAAATTGCCCCTCCCGATTTAGTGGTATTGGATATTGTGATGCCCCGGATGAACGGCTATGAACTGTGTCGTCGGTTAAAATCCAACCCAAAAACCCAAAATGTTCCCGTGGTAATGTGTTCTTCTAAAGGTGAAGAATTTGACCGCTACTGGGGGATGAGGCAAGGTGCGGATGCTTACATAGCCAAACCGTTTCAACCAACCGAATTGGTGGCAACAGTCAAACACCTACTACGAGGATGA
- a CDS encoding chemotaxis protein CheW, with translation MVSKPDFFSGGGQDQFRPELQVESPEGELHLRFYIPSDLELALPATGIREVMELSPDRITPIPNASPLLLGTLNLRGRVIWVADLGQFLGEATALNTDRAEIPVIAIEEQDTIVGLAVEKIGGMDWLDIQDLMPPTNLPDSMTPFLRGEWLRDADNKQCLRLLDQMAILRSARWAG, from the coding sequence ATGGTGAGCAAACCGGACTTTTTCAGTGGTGGTGGTCAAGATCAGTTTCGTCCAGAATTACAAGTAGAAAGTCCTGAAGGTGAATTACATTTGCGGTTTTATATTCCCTCGGATCTGGAATTAGCACTACCCGCTACTGGTATCCGAGAGGTCATGGAACTAAGTCCTGATAGAATCACTCCCATACCTAATGCTTCTCCTTTACTTTTGGGTACTCTAAATTTACGAGGTCGAGTCATTTGGGTGGCGGATTTGGGTCAATTCCTGGGTGAAGCAACCGCATTAAACACAGATAGAGCCGAAATTCCGGTGATTGCTATTGAAGAACAAGACACAATCGTGGGTTTAGCAGTAGAAAAAATTGGTGGTATGGACTGGCTGGATATCCAGGATTTAATGCCACCAACTAATTTACCGGATTCTATGACTCCGTTTTTGCGTGGAGAGTGGTTAAGAGATGCTGATAATAAACAGTGCTTAAGACTGCTTGATCAAATGGCAATTTTGCGGAGTGCGAGGTGGGCAGGATGA